One Halobaculum sp. CBA1158 DNA segment encodes these proteins:
- a CDS encoding cupin domain-containing protein yields MEHVVVDDLDNSLQPAAVMRHLTEPLGCEDLAINYYELAPGDSFAFAYHNHEVQEEVFVVLSGTATWVVGPEPADSDDPTAADPGDPRERREVEVGPMEAIRVPPGQFQRGWNRRPSETDGDGNGDGGGPAKAERVTALALGAPLAYGEQLKRDDCPACGEEVAVTIERAPDEAESLITVCDDCGGEVARWRRGADGENERVK; encoded by the coding sequence ATGGAACACGTCGTCGTCGACGACCTCGACAACTCCCTGCAGCCGGCCGCGGTGATGCGTCACCTCACCGAACCGCTCGGCTGCGAGGACCTCGCGATCAACTACTACGAGCTCGCCCCCGGCGACTCCTTCGCGTTCGCGTACCACAACCACGAGGTGCAAGAGGAGGTCTTCGTCGTGCTCTCGGGGACCGCCACGTGGGTGGTCGGCCCCGAGCCGGCGGACTCGGACGACCCGACCGCCGCCGACCCGGGCGACCCCCGGGAACGCCGCGAGGTCGAGGTCGGACCGATGGAGGCGATCCGGGTCCCGCCGGGACAGTTCCAGCGCGGGTGGAACCGGCGTCCGTCGGAGACGGACGGCGACGGCAACGGCGACGGCGGGGGGCCCGCCAAAGCCGAGCGGGTAACGGCGCTGGCGCTCGGCGCACCGCTGGCGTACGGCGAGCAGCTGAAGCGCGACGACTGCCCCGCCTGCGGCGAGGAGGTCGCCGTGACCATCGAGCGCGCGCCGGACGAAGCGGAATCGCTGATCACCGTCTGCGACGACTGCGGCGGCGAGGTGGCGCGCTGGCGACGCGGCGCAGACGGGGAGAACGAACGGGTCAAGTGA
- the aspS gene encoding aspartate--tRNA(Asn) ligase: MHGRTYTADATPGEAVTVAGWVHETRDLGGIAFLILRDKRGKIQIKLEKDEMDDDLVETGLDAHRESVLKVEGDVKEEPRAPTGVEVVPTSIEIVAPADPELPLDPSGKVDAELPTRLDNRTLDLRKPEVQAVFEIRAEVLRAVREAFRSHDATEINTPKIVATGTEGGTELFPISYFGEEAFMNQSPQLFKQLIAGSNVERVFEIGPIFRAEEHNTPRHLNEAHSIDFEGAFCDFSEAMDVAEAVTTAAYEAVAENCADELEALDIADEFEAPDGDFPRLSYQDALDRINATGELDEHLAWGDDLSTEAEHVLGQAVGEHYFITDWPSEVKPFYIKDHDDDPETSTGFDMMHPRMELVSGGQREHRHERLIEGFEQQGLDPEEFEYYTEMFRYGMPPHAGWGMGAERLLMTMLGLDNIREAVLFPRDRQRLSP; this comes from the coding sequence ATGCACGGTCGAACCTACACGGCGGACGCGACCCCCGGCGAGGCGGTCACGGTCGCCGGCTGGGTCCACGAGACCCGCGACCTCGGCGGAATCGCCTTCCTGATCCTCCGCGACAAGCGCGGGAAGATCCAGATCAAACTCGAGAAAGACGAGATGGACGACGACCTCGTGGAGACGGGGCTGGACGCCCACCGCGAGTCCGTCCTGAAGGTCGAGGGCGACGTGAAAGAGGAGCCGCGCGCCCCCACCGGCGTCGAGGTCGTCCCCACGAGCATCGAGATCGTCGCGCCCGCCGACCCCGAACTGCCGCTCGACCCCTCGGGCAAGGTCGACGCCGAACTCCCCACCCGACTCGACAACCGCACGCTGGACCTCCGCAAGCCCGAGGTACAGGCGGTGTTCGAGATCCGCGCCGAGGTGCTTCGCGCCGTCCGCGAGGCGTTCCGGAGCCACGACGCCACGGAGATCAACACGCCGAAGATCGTCGCCACCGGCACCGAGGGCGGCACGGAGCTGTTCCCCATCTCCTACTTCGGCGAGGAGGCGTTCATGAACCAGAGCCCGCAGCTGTTCAAGCAGCTGATCGCCGGCTCCAACGTCGAGCGCGTCTTCGAGATCGGTCCGATCTTCCGCGCGGAGGAGCACAACACGCCCCGGCATCTCAACGAGGCCCACTCCATCGACTTCGAGGGCGCGTTCTGCGACTTCTCGGAGGCGATGGACGTGGCCGAGGCGGTCACGACGGCCGCCTACGAGGCCGTCGCCGAGAACTGCGCCGACGAGCTCGAGGCGCTCGACATCGCCGACGAGTTCGAGGCTCCCGACGGCGACTTCCCGCGTTTGAGCTACCAGGACGCCCTCGACCGGATCAACGCGACCGGCGAGCTCGACGAGCACCTCGCGTGGGGCGACGACCTCTCCACCGAGGCCGAGCACGTGCTCGGGCAGGCGGTCGGCGAACACTACTTCATCACCGACTGGCCCTCGGAGGTCAAGCCGTTCTACATCAAGGACCACGACGACGATCCCGAGACGTCGACCGGCTTCGACATGATGCACCCGCGCATGGAGCTGGTGTCGGGCGGCCAGCGCGAGCACCGCCACGAGCGCCTCATCGAGGGCTTCGAGCAGCAGGGGCTCGACCCCGAGGAGTTCGAGTACTACACCGAGATGTTCCGCTACGGGATGCCCCCGCACGCCGGCTGGGGGATGGGCGCAGAGCGCCTCCTCATGACGATGCTCGGCCTGGACAACATCCGCGAGGCCGTCCTCTTCCCGCGCGACCGCCAGCGGCTCTCGCCCTGA
- a CDS encoding HAMP domain-containing sensor histidine kinase, with protein MTDPEGAAGSTAADGAGGPESGEEATDAVDSGVAGDRSWFSPALAASGLFTAALALGTAGVVFASPSRTPGSVVLGLTGPLCAIWAYGVVLLWVARAEPPRRHHVRLSGWLVVGVVPLVVGAVVTQAYSSAVGALDGISPGAAGVWACGGVVFGAAVGIGDVRVRMRTAEAERANARNERLVEVLTVLNRVLRHDVRNDLTVIAGYIDLARREGDPEIAEYLDGIEARAERIERLSDHARLAENAVLGDDGVEGTTDLGLVAERVVGTVGRDFPAATVSVAVEDGPSPRVPGHDLLESALHNVVENAVEHAGRDDPTVEVAVRVRPADDLAADRRPTLGDDGGRVAADEVVEIEVADDGPGFPERERTVLEEGGEDALESSSGMGLWVVHWIVDAVGGTASVADREGGGSVVTLRFPRADAE; from the coding sequence GTGACCGATCCGGAAGGGGCCGCCGGATCGACCGCGGCGGACGGTGCGGGCGGCCCGGAGTCGGGGGAGGAAGCGACCGACGCAGTCGACAGCGGCGTCGCCGGCGATCGCTCGTGGTTCTCGCCGGCGCTGGCGGCCAGCGGGCTGTTCACCGCCGCGCTCGCGCTCGGAACCGCGGGCGTGGTGTTCGCCTCGCCGTCCCGCACGCCGGGGTCGGTCGTGCTCGGGCTGACGGGGCCGCTGTGTGCGATCTGGGCGTACGGGGTCGTCCTCCTGTGGGTCGCGCGGGCGGAGCCGCCCCGGCGACACCACGTCCGGCTGTCGGGGTGGCTCGTCGTCGGCGTCGTCCCGCTGGTCGTCGGCGCGGTCGTGACGCAGGCGTACAGTTCGGCCGTCGGCGCGCTCGACGGGATCTCGCCGGGCGCGGCGGGCGTGTGGGCCTGCGGCGGCGTCGTCTTCGGCGCGGCCGTCGGCATCGGCGACGTTCGCGTTCGCATGCGGACCGCCGAGGCCGAGCGGGCGAACGCCCGCAACGAGCGCCTTGTCGAGGTGCTGACGGTGCTCAACCGGGTGTTGCGCCACGACGTGCGCAACGACCTCACGGTCATCGCGGGCTACATCGACCTCGCGCGCCGCGAGGGCGACCCGGAAATCGCCGAGTACCTCGACGGGATCGAGGCGCGCGCCGAGCGAATCGAGCGCCTGAGCGACCACGCGCGCCTCGCCGAGAACGCCGTCCTCGGCGACGACGGCGTCGAGGGGACGACCGACCTGGGGCTCGTCGCCGAGCGCGTCGTCGGCACCGTCGGTCGGGACTTCCCGGCGGCGACGGTGTCGGTGGCGGTCGAAGACGGCCCGAGCCCGCGGGTTCCCGGGCACGACCTGCTGGAGTCGGCGCTGCACAACGTCGTCGAGAACGCCGTCGAGCACGCCGGCCGCGACGATCCCACGGTCGAGGTCGCCGTGCGCGTGCGTCCCGCGGACGACCTCGCGGCCGACCGGCGGCCGACGCTCGGCGACGACGGCGGGCGCGTCGCCGCCGACGAGGTCGTCGAGATCGAGGTCGCAGACGACGGCCCGGGCTTCCCCGAACGCGAGCGCACCGTGCTGGAGGAGGGCGGCGAGGACGCATTAGAGTCCAGTTCCGGGATGGGGCTGTGGGTGGTCCATTGGATCGTCGACGCCGTCGGCGGCACGGCGTCGGTCGCCGACCGCGAAGGCGGCGGCAGCGTCGTCACCCTCCGGTTCCCGCGAGCCGACGCCGAGTGA